A genomic stretch from Flavobacterium lindanitolerans includes:
- a CDS encoding iron ABC transporter permease: MQQDNRNRILFTALLVCLAVCFLLNISLGSVHIPVADIASSLSGGQASKNSWEIIIWNYRLPKAITAILVGMGLSISGLLMQTLFRNPLAGPYVLGLSSGASLGVAFIILGSGLLPSFLSVFFLSSYGIVLASCLGSLMVLLAVLVVSQRLRDTMAILIVGLMFGSFTSAIIGVLSYFSTAEELQKFTFWSLGSLGNLSWTNILILSVCCLIGLLLSALCIKPLNALLLGERYAKSLGINFKKTRLIIIIATSLLAGSITAFAGPIAFIGLAVPHISKMVFQTSSHYILFWGTLLFGAIILLVCDTVSQMPGNDFTLPINAITSIVGAPIVVWLLVRKRKFMI; the protein is encoded by the coding sequence TTGCAGCAAGATAACCGAAATAGGATTCTTTTCACAGCTTTGCTTGTCTGTCTGGCTGTTTGTTTTTTGCTGAACATCAGTTTAGGTTCCGTCCATATTCCTGTTGCCGACATTGCCAGTTCTCTTTCCGGCGGGCAAGCCAGTAAAAATTCATGGGAAATCATTATCTGGAACTACAGATTGCCTAAGGCCATAACAGCTATATTAGTGGGTATGGGCTTATCAATAAGCGGCTTGCTGATGCAGACATTATTCCGAAATCCGCTGGCTGGCCCTTATGTTTTAGGATTGAGTTCCGGAGCGAGTCTTGGTGTTGCCTTTATAATATTAGGTTCGGGCTTGCTTCCCTCTTTTTTAAGCGTATTTTTTCTTTCTTCCTACGGAATTGTTTTGGCCTCCTGCTTGGGCAGCCTTATGGTATTGTTAGCGGTATTGGTTGTTTCGCAAAGGCTTCGCGACACGATGGCTATTCTTATCGTAGGCTTAATGTTTGGAAGTTTTACCAGTGCAATTATTGGTGTACTCTCTTATTTCAGCACAGCAGAAGAACTGCAAAAATTTACTTTCTGGTCATTGGGCAGCCTTGGTAATCTGTCATGGACTAACATTCTGATTCTATCCGTATGCTGCTTAATCGGGCTTCTATTGAGCGCCTTGTGCATCAAACCTTTAAATGCCCTGCTTTTGGGTGAGCGTTATGCCAAAAGCCTCGGTATTAATTTCAAAAAAACACGACTGATTATTATTATAGCTACAAGCCTGCTGGCAGGTAGCATTACTGCCTTTGCAGGTCCAATTGCTTTTATTGGGCTTGCTGTTCCGCATATCTCAAAAATGGTTTTTCAAACCAGCAGCCATTATATACTATTTTGGGGCACGCTCCTTTTTGGCGCCATTATCCTGTTAGTCTGCGACACGGTTTCACAAATGCCGGGAAACGACTTTACTCTACCCATCAATGCGATAACGTCTATTGTAGGCGCACCAATCGTAGTGTGGCTTTTAGTTCGTAAACGAAAATTTATGATTTGA
- a CDS encoding ABC transporter ATP-binding protein, protein MNKGKTILKAGELSIGYISKKEKKTIASHIDLDLKAGKLISLIGANGIGKSTLLRTITGIQKALSGHVILNEKDIRNYSPSALAQQLSIVLTESLPPSNLTVFELVALGRQPYTNWIGKLTAYDREKIREAMELTQVSHLAHKKHYEISDGQLQKVLVARALAQGTPLIILDEPTTHLDLLHKVSLLKLLKKLAIETQKCILFSTHDLDLALQLSDEMIVMIPEKTLQGTPEFLIRTGILNSLFKDENIIFDTEKAKFILKNL, encoded by the coding sequence ATGAATAAAGGGAAGACTATACTAAAAGCGGGAGAATTGAGCATTGGATATATCTCAAAAAAGGAGAAAAAAACCATTGCTTCTCATATCGATTTGGATTTAAAAGCAGGAAAACTGATTTCTTTAATTGGAGCTAACGGCATAGGAAAATCGACTTTACTCCGTACGATAACCGGAATCCAGAAAGCGCTTTCAGGCCATGTGATACTGAACGAAAAAGATATCAGGAACTACAGTCCGTCGGCTTTAGCGCAACAGCTTAGTATTGTATTGACTGAGAGCCTGCCCCCTAGCAATCTTACCGTTTTTGAGTTGGTCGCTTTGGGCAGACAGCCCTATACTAACTGGATTGGAAAACTAACAGCATACGACAGGGAAAAAATAAGGGAAGCCATGGAACTGACACAGGTCAGCCATCTGGCTCATAAAAAACATTATGAAATCAGTGACGGACAATTACAAAAAGTTCTGGTAGCTAGAGCACTGGCTCAAGGCACTCCCCTGATTATTCTGGATGAGCCAACAACACATTTAGACCTTCTTCACAAAGTTTCTTTATTAAAACTGCTCAAAAAACTGGCTATAGAAACGCAAAAATGCATCTTGTTTTCAACCCACGATTTAGACCTTGCCCTACAACTGAGTGATGAAATGATTGTAATGATTCCTGAAAAGACGTTGCAGGGAACACCTGAATTCTTAATCCGGACAGGAATACTGAATTCTCTATTTAAAGACGAAAACATCATTTTTGATACAGAAAAGGCAAAATTTATTCTTAAAAATCTATAA